A DNA window from Hydrogenophaga taeniospiralis contains the following coding sequences:
- a CDS encoding DsrE family protein, which yields MAFVEHPVDGVAMLLWAAEPESPQRLATPFFFAAAAAAMDTPVEIYFTARSVHLLVPGVAETLRASERFDKTILDAMREAVSHGARLLACTDALHAQGIDPARLIPECSGPGGAVQFMARAADQRWRTLVF from the coding sequence ATGGCCTTCGTCGAACACCCGGTGGACGGCGTGGCGATGCTGCTCTGGGCGGCCGAGCCCGAGTCGCCGCAGCGCCTGGCCACGCCGTTTTTCTTTGCCGCGGCGGCCGCGGCGATGGACACGCCGGTCGAGATCTATTTCACCGCGCGCAGCGTGCACCTGCTGGTGCCCGGTGTGGCCGAGACCCTGCGTGCGAGCGAGCGCTTTGACAAGACCATCCTCGATGCGATGCGCGAAGCCGTGTCGCACGGCGCGCGCCTGCTGGCCTGCACCGACGCCCTGCATGCCCAGGGCATCGACCCGGCGCGGCTCATTCCCGAGTGCAGCGGGCCGGGTGGTGCGGTGCAGTTCATGGCCCGCGCGGCCGACCAACGCTGGCGCACCCTGGTGTTCTGA
- a CDS encoding phosphate ABC transporter ATP-binding protein produces the protein MRIERPTEGSAAGLGVRHGTVLELADVHVSLGPAAQVEALRCITLSIQAGERVALVGPNGCGKSTLLRTLHGLLPIASGQREVPQASRIAMLFQRPHMMRMSVRRNLQLGLWLSGVPWRQTDERARQALARVELAHLAERNGRALSGGQQQRVALARAWALQPDVWLLDEPTASLDPHAKRDVEALIADFGDELPAPGRQPPTLVFASHNLGQVKRLAGRVIYLEQGRLLADLPVNDFFNHAFLEAHCPQAHLFVKGETP, from the coding sequence ATGAGGATCGAACGCCCCACCGAAGGCAGCGCCGCCGGCCTTGGCGTGCGCCACGGCACGGTGCTCGAACTGGCCGACGTGCATGTGAGCCTGGGCCCGGCGGCCCAGGTGGAAGCCCTGCGCTGCATCACGCTGTCCATCCAGGCCGGCGAGCGCGTGGCGCTGGTCGGGCCCAACGGATGCGGCAAGAGCACGCTGCTGCGCACGCTGCACGGCCTGCTGCCCATCGCCTCCGGGCAGCGCGAGGTGCCCCAGGCCTCGCGCATCGCCATGCTGTTCCAGCGGCCGCACATGATGCGCATGTCGGTGCGGCGCAACCTGCAGCTGGGCCTGTGGCTCAGCGGCGTGCCCTGGCGCCAGACCGACGAACGCGCCCGCCAAGCGCTGGCCCGGGTCGAGCTGGCCCACCTGGCCGAGCGCAACGGCCGCGCGCTCTCGGGCGGGCAGCAGCAGCGCGTGGCGCTGGCGCGCGCCTGGGCGCTGCAGCCCGACGTGTGGCTGCTCGACGAACCCACCGCCAGCCTCGACCCACACGCCAAGCGCGACGTGGAGGCGCTGATCGCCGACTTCGGCGACGAGCTGCCCGCGCCCGGCCGCCAGCCGCCCACGCTGGTGTTCGCCAGCCACAACCTCGGCCAGGTCAAACGCCTGGCCGGCCGCGTGATCTACCTGGAGCAGGGCCGGTTGCTGGCCGACCTGCCGGTGAACGATTTTTTCAACCACGCCTTCCTGGAGGCCCACTGCCCCCAGGCCCATCTGTTCGTCAAAGGAGAAACCCCATGA
- a CDS encoding substrate-binding domain-containing protein, whose product MRKIELSYSLTAPQDGQTPPSALLRNPMMDVLHAVRSSGSISGAARELDLSYRHVWGQLKEWETGLGQPLIFWERGQPARLTPFGERLLMAERLAQARLGPQIESLRAELARAFSLAFDEKDQAHAHRVLTLYASHDHALTELQTVMAQETDAKSRDQRLHLDIRFCGSVDAIRALNEGRCELAGFHTQPFAASGSQSARTYRPLLKPGTHKIIGFARRSQGLMVAPGNPLRLHDMTDVSRLHARFVNRELGTGTRLLLEELLNQAGLLPQDIDGFSRVESSHSAVAQAVVSGHADVGLGTEYAARSQGLGFVPLTEERYLLVCLKSALEQPAMQVLLQRLRSRAWQDRLNRLSGYATDHCGEVAAMKRLLPWWD is encoded by the coding sequence ATGCGAAAGATCGAGCTGTCCTATTCCCTGACCGCGCCACAAGACGGGCAGACGCCACCATCCGCGCTCTTGCGCAACCCCATGATGGACGTGCTGCATGCGGTGCGCAGCAGCGGTTCCATTTCGGGCGCCGCACGCGAACTCGACCTCTCATACCGCCACGTCTGGGGCCAGCTGAAAGAGTGGGAAACGGGCCTGGGCCAGCCGCTGATCTTCTGGGAACGCGGTCAACCGGCGCGACTCACGCCGTTTGGCGAACGGCTGCTGATGGCCGAGCGGCTCGCACAAGCCCGGCTCGGCCCCCAGATCGAGAGCCTGCGCGCCGAACTGGCGCGCGCTTTCTCGCTGGCCTTTGACGAAAAAGACCAGGCGCATGCCCACCGGGTCCTCACGCTCTACGCCAGCCACGACCACGCGCTGACCGAGCTGCAGACCGTCATGGCGCAGGAGACCGACGCCAAAAGCCGGGACCAGCGCCTGCACCTGGACATCCGCTTCTGCGGCAGCGTGGACGCGATCCGCGCGCTCAACGAGGGCCGCTGCGAGCTGGCGGGTTTCCACACCCAGCCGTTTGCGGCCAGCGGCAGCCAGAGTGCGCGCACCTACCGCCCGCTGCTCAAACCCGGCACCCACAAGATCATTGGTTTCGCGCGCCGCTCGCAAGGCCTGATGGTCGCGCCCGGCAACCCGCTGCGGCTGCACGACATGACCGACGTATCGCGCCTGCACGCCCGGTTCGTGAATCGCGAGCTCGGCACCGGGACCCGGCTGCTGCTCGAAGAACTGTTGAACCAGGCGGGTTTGCTGCCGCAGGACATCGACGGCTTCTCCCGGGTCGAAAGCTCCCACTCGGCGGTGGCACAGGCGGTCGTCAGCGGGCACGCCGACGTGGGCCTGGGCACGGAGTACGCGGCCCGGTCGCAGGGGCTGGGCTTCGTGCCGCTGACCGAAGAACGTTACCTGCTGGTGTGCCTGAAAAGCGCGCTCGAACAGCCGGCCATGCAGGTGCTGCTGCAGCGCCTGCGCAGCCGCGCCTGGCAGGACCGGCTCAACCGGCTCTCGGGCTACGCCACCGACCACTGTGGCGAGGTGGCGGCGATGAAGCGGCTGCTGCCCTGGTGGGATTGA
- a CDS encoding glycine cleavage system protein H: MSLTEPIYPDDLLYHVEHQVWARVGDDGCATVGITSLGIRLAGEIYMCRPKGVGSAIEQGRSIAVVELAKSIVSVKSPVSGQVVAVNPELAQTPERVHLDPYGAGWLARVRLTDLAADRAALVQGDAVASAMQAHARLFRQD; encoded by the coding sequence GTGAGCCTCACCGAACCCATCTACCCCGACGACCTGCTCTACCACGTGGAGCATCAGGTCTGGGCCCGCGTGGGCGACGACGGTTGCGCCACCGTGGGCATCACCTCGCTGGGCATCCGCCTCGCGGGCGAGATCTACATGTGCCGCCCCAAGGGGGTGGGCTCGGCCATCGAGCAGGGCCGTTCCATCGCCGTGGTCGAGCTGGCCAAGTCCATCGTTTCGGTGAAGTCGCCGGTGAGCGGCCAGGTGGTGGCCGTCAACCCCGAACTGGCGCAGACCCCCGAGCGGGTGCACCTCGATCCCTATGGCGCGGGCTGGCTGGCGCGCGTGCGCCTGACCGATCTGGCCGCCGACCGGGCCGCGCTGGTGCAGGGCGATGCGGTGGCATCCGCCATGCAGGCGCACGCGCGCCTCTTCCGGCAGGACTGA
- a CDS encoding formate dehydrogenase subunit gamma: MAKKMLQRYQDRERMNHWFMALMFVLAGLSGLAFFHPAFFFFTNLFGGGQWTRILHPFMGVLMVLSFLGLFFKLWRDNLVNDADREWKKHAGRMLKGDKAGMPPVGKYNYGQKMVFWAMALSLVLLLATGLMFWRPWFAPFFPIPVLRIAVLVHSVSAVVLIAATIVHVYAAIWVKGTVRAMTRGTVSESWAKLNHPLWHEEMTKGR, from the coding sequence ATGGCCAAAAAAATGCTTCAGCGCTACCAGGACCGTGAACGCATGAACCACTGGTTCATGGCGCTCATGTTCGTGCTCGCCGGGCTCTCGGGCCTGGCCTTCTTCCACCCGGCATTTTTCTTCTTCACCAACCTGTTTGGTGGCGGTCAGTGGACGCGCATCCTGCACCCTTTCATGGGGGTGCTCATGGTACTGAGCTTCCTCGGGCTGTTCTTCAAACTCTGGCGCGACAACCTCGTCAACGACGCCGACCGCGAGTGGAAGAAACACGCCGGACGCATGCTCAAGGGCGACAAGGCGGGCATGCCTCCGGTGGGCAAGTACAACTACGGGCAAAAGATGGTCTTCTGGGCCATGGCGCTGAGCCTGGTGTTGCTGCTGGCGACCGGGCTGATGTTCTGGCGTCCGTGGTTTGCGCCGTTCTTCCCGATCCCGGTGCTGCGCATCGCGGTACTGGTGCACTCGGTCTCGGCCGTGGTGCTGATCGCCGCGACCATCGTGCACGTGTACGCGGCCATCTGGGTCAAGGGCACGGTGCGGGCCATGACGCGGGGCACGGTCAGCGAAAGCTGGGCCAAGCTCAACCACCCGTTGTGGCATGAAGAAATGACCAAAGGCCGCTGA
- the selB gene encoding selenocysteine-specific translation elongation factor → MIVGTAGHIDHGKTTLVRALTGVDTDRLPEEKQRGVSIELGYAFLDPPDAGPRIGFIDVPGHERLVHTMLAGATGIDFALLLVAADDGVMPQTLEHLAVLSLLGLNRGLVVITKCDRADPARVQAVGADIAALLADTPLAGAPVLAVSAHTGEGLADLKQHLFDAARQTGAHPHADEAFRLAIDRAFTLDGVGTVVTGTVHAGSVRVGDELRLVPGAATARVRSLHAQNRAVQQAHAGERCAVALVGIDKAAIERGQWLAAPAVALATERVDVALTLWHSETKPLRSGTPVHVHLGSASVLGTVAVLDPPVLEPGQSGRVQLVLRKPVGAWHGDRVVLRDASASRTLAGGRVLDPGAPVRYRRTPQRLAELDALGLATAQARLLALLAVAPQGLDLRRFAAAQGAPLPALPDGMLRHTDAQGDFALGDAQTGQAGQRVREVLAAYHASHSEELGPDSARLRRLALPRLPEALWRALLARLQAAQGVSVRGAFVHLPEHGVHLSATEERLAQKVAAPLQTAGFDGAWVRDLARDAGEPEAMVRVTLARLAQRGELHQVVKDLYYPPATMARLAALARGVAGQGDGSVLAAAFRDATGLGRKRAIQILEHFDRVGLLRRVGDVHWLRADCQLFMQAPI, encoded by the coding sequence GTGATCGTCGGCACCGCCGGGCACATCGACCACGGCAAGACCACGCTGGTGCGCGCGCTCACCGGCGTGGACACCGACCGCCTGCCCGAAGAGAAGCAGCGTGGTGTGTCCATTGAGCTGGGCTACGCGTTCCTGGACCCGCCCGACGCCGGCCCGCGCATCGGCTTCATCGACGTGCCCGGCCACGAGCGCCTGGTGCACACCATGCTGGCCGGCGCCACCGGCATCGACTTCGCGCTGCTGCTCGTGGCCGCCGACGACGGCGTGATGCCACAGACGCTGGAGCACCTGGCGGTGCTGTCCCTGCTCGGGCTGAACCGGGGCCTGGTGGTGATCACCAAATGCGACCGCGCCGATCCGGCCCGCGTGCAGGCGGTCGGCGCCGACATCGCGGCGCTGCTGGCGGACACGCCGCTGGCCGGCGCGCCGGTGCTGGCCGTGTCGGCGCACACCGGCGAAGGGCTGGCCGACCTCAAACAACACCTCTTTGACGCCGCACGGCAGACCGGGGCGCACCCACACGCCGACGAGGCCTTTCGCCTGGCCATCGACCGCGCGTTCACGCTCGATGGCGTGGGCACCGTGGTAACGGGCACGGTGCACGCGGGCAGCGTGCGCGTGGGCGACGAGCTGCGGCTGGTGCCCGGCGCCGCCACGGCGCGCGTGCGCAGCCTGCACGCGCAGAACCGCGCGGTGCAGCAGGCCCACGCGGGCGAGCGCTGTGCGGTCGCGCTGGTGGGCATCGACAAGGCCGCCATCGAACGCGGTCAGTGGCTGGCGGCGCCGGCCGTGGCGCTGGCGACCGAGCGCGTGGACGTGGCGCTCACGCTGTGGCACAGCGAAACCAAGCCGCTGCGCTCGGGCACGCCGGTGCACGTGCACCTGGGGTCGGCCTCGGTGCTGGGTACGGTGGCGGTGCTCGACCCGCCGGTGCTGGAGCCCGGCCAGAGCGGGCGGGTACAGCTCGTGTTGCGCAAGCCCGTGGGCGCCTGGCACGGCGACCGCGTGGTGCTGCGCGACGCCTCGGCCTCGCGCACGCTGGCCGGCGGGCGCGTGCTCGACCCTGGCGCACCCGTGCGCTACCGCCGCACGCCGCAGCGCCTGGCCGAGCTGGATGCGCTGGGCCTGGCCACCGCGCAGGCCCGGCTGCTCGCTCTGCTGGCTGTGGCGCCGCAAGGCCTGGACCTGCGCCGCTTCGCCGCCGCGCAGGGCGCGCCTTTGCCGGCGCTGCCCGACGGCATGTTGCGCCACACCGATGCCCAGGGCGACTTCGCGCTCGGCGACGCGCAGACCGGGCAGGCCGGGCAGCGCGTGCGGGAGGTGCTGGCCGCGTACCACGCGTCACACAGCGAAGAGCTGGGCCCCGACAGCGCGCGCCTGCGCCGCCTGGCGCTGCCGCGCCTGCCCGAGGCTTTGTGGCGCGCGTTGCTGGCGCGTCTGCAGGCCGCGCAGGGCGTGAGCGTGCGCGGGGCTTTCGTGCACCTGCCCGAACACGGCGTGCACCTCTCGGCCACCGAAGAGCGGCTGGCGCAGAAGGTGGCCGCGCCCCTGCAGACGGCGGGCTTTGACGGCGCCTGGGTGCGCGATCTCGCGCGCGATGCGGGCGAGCCCGAGGCGATGGTGCGCGTGACGCTGGCGCGCCTGGCGCAGCGCGGTGAACTGCACCAGGTCGTCAAAGACCTCTACTACCCACCCGCCACCATGGCGCGCCTGGCCGCGCTGGCGCGCGGTGTCGCGGGGCAGGGCGATGGCTCGGTGCTGGCCGCTGCGTTCCGCGACGCCACCGGCCTCGGCCGCAAGCGCGCGATCCAGATCCTGGAGCACTTCGACCGCGTCGGCCTGTTGCGCCGCGTGGGCGACGTGCACTGGCTGCGCGCGGACTGCCAGTTATTCATGCAAGCGCCGATATGA
- a CDS encoding ABC transporter permease translates to MNAFSDSLTTALQLVVSGDAGLWAIVTRSLAVSATACLLACGVGLLLGAWLAVARFPGRPIVLTLLNTSLAIPSVVVGLVIYLLLSRTGPLGFLGWLFSFQAMVLAQAILVLPLVTALTRQVVEDSDRDHGEQLSSLGAGLGLRSLLMAWDERYALLTVLITAFGRAVSEVGAVMIVGGNIEGFTRVMTTAIALETSKGDLPLALGLGIVLLAVVLLLNSGVALLRRWREHLDGGDLRMATT, encoded by the coding sequence ATGAACGCGTTTTCCGATAGTTTGACCACCGCATTGCAGCTCGTTGTTTCGGGCGATGCCGGCCTCTGGGCCATCGTCACGCGCTCGCTCGCGGTGAGCGCCACGGCCTGTCTGCTGGCTTGTGGCGTCGGTCTCTTGCTGGGCGCCTGGCTGGCCGTGGCGCGCTTCCCCGGCCGCCCCATCGTGCTCACGCTGCTCAACACCTCGCTGGCCATCCCCTCCGTGGTGGTGGGCCTGGTGATCTACCTGCTGCTCTCGCGCACCGGTCCGCTGGGTTTTCTGGGCTGGCTGTTCAGCTTTCAGGCCATGGTGCTGGCGCAGGCCATCCTGGTGCTGCCACTGGTGACCGCGCTCACGCGCCAGGTGGTGGAAGACAGCGACCGCGACCACGGTGAACAGCTCAGCTCGCTGGGCGCGGGCCTGGGCCTGCGCAGCCTGCTCATGGCCTGGGACGAGCGCTACGCCTTGCTCACCGTGCTGATCACCGCCTTTGGCCGGGCGGTGTCGGAAGTGGGCGCGGTGATGATCGTGGGCGGCAACATCGAAGGCTTCACCCGCGTCATGACCACCGCCATCGCGCTCGAAACCAGCAAGGGCGACCTGCCGCTGGCCCTCGGGCTGGGCATCGTGCTGCTGGCCGTGGTGCTGCTGCTCAACAGCGGGGTGGCGCTGCTGCGCCGCTGGCGCGAGCACCTGGACGGCGGCGACCTGCGGATGGCCACCACATGA
- the selA gene encoding L-seryl-tRNA(Sec) selenium transferase: MERPTESVVDGSQASPPVHPKELPAVDRLLRLPAVAVLLAEHGHTRVATEARALLEGLRTQALAGALTLADIETDALAAAVARRVGQRLAPRMRTVINLTGTVIHTNLGRSLLADSALQHLLAMMASPNNLEFDLASGGRGDRDTVVEELLCTLTGAEAATVVNNNAAAVLLSIAALARGKEVIVSRGELVEIGGAFRMPDVMASAGATLVEVGTTNRTHPADYERAITERTALLMKVHTSNYAVQGFTAAVDEVDLAPIAHAKGLPLVTDLGSGSLVDLAAWGLPREPLPQEKLAAGCDVVTFSGDKLLGGPQAGLLVGSQAAIGRIRKFPMKRALRMSKLPLAALEATLMLYLRPERLTQNLPTLRLLTRPVEAIRALALALLPAVRSAVAPRFEVTALDMLGQIGSGSLPVERLPSAGLAIAPVQKKGAGRSLDALATALRSLPQPVIGRIADDRLLLDLRCLEDASLLLNQLPALQERLA; this comes from the coding sequence ATGGAGCGGCCCACCGAATCCGTCGTTGACGGTTCCCAGGCCAGCCCCCCGGTGCACCCCAAGGAACTGCCCGCCGTTGACCGCCTGTTGCGCTTGCCCGCCGTGGCCGTGCTGCTGGCCGAGCACGGCCATACCCGCGTGGCCACTGAGGCGCGTGCCCTGCTGGAAGGCCTGCGCACGCAGGCCCTGGCCGGCGCGCTGACGCTCGCCGACATCGAAACCGATGCGCTCGCCGCCGCCGTGGCCCGGCGCGTGGGCCAGCGCCTCGCGCCGCGCATGCGCACGGTGATCAACCTCACCGGCACCGTCATCCACACCAACCTCGGCCGCTCTCTGCTGGCCGACAGCGCGCTGCAGCACCTGCTGGCCATGATGGCCAGCCCCAACAACCTGGAGTTCGATCTCGCCAGCGGCGGCCGTGGCGACCGCGACACCGTGGTCGAAGAGCTGCTGTGCACACTGACCGGGGCCGAGGCCGCCACCGTGGTGAACAACAACGCCGCAGCGGTGCTGCTGAGCATTGCGGCGCTGGCGCGGGGCAAAGAGGTCATCGTCTCGCGCGGTGAGCTGGTGGAAATCGGCGGTGCCTTCCGCATGCCCGACGTGATGGCCTCGGCCGGCGCCACGCTGGTCGAGGTGGGCACCACCAACCGCACCCACCCGGCCGACTACGAACGCGCCATCACCGAGCGCACCGCGCTGCTGATGAAGGTGCACACCAGCAACTACGCGGTGCAGGGTTTCACGGCGGCGGTGGACGAAGTCGATCTCGCGCCCATCGCCCACGCCAAGGGCCTGCCGCTGGTGACCGACCTCGGTTCGGGGTCGCTGGTGGATCTCGCGGCCTGGGGCCTGCCGCGCGAACCGCTGCCGCAAGAAAAGCTCGCGGCCGGTTGCGATGTCGTCACCTTCAGCGGCGACAAGCTGCTCGGAGGCCCGCAGGCCGGCCTGCTGGTGGGCAGCCAGGCGGCCATCGGCCGCATCCGCAAGTTCCCGATGAAGCGCGCGCTGCGCATGAGCAAGCTGCCGCTGGCCGCGCTGGAGGCCACGCTGATGCTCTACCTGCGGCCCGAGCGGCTCACGCAGAACCTGCCCACGCTGCGCCTGCTCACGCGCCCGGTGGAGGCGATCCGCGCGCTGGCGCTGGCGCTGTTGCCGGCCGTGCGGTCGGCGGTGGCGCCACGGTTCGAGGTGACGGCGCTCGACATGCTCGGCCAGATTGGCTCGGGCTCGCTGCCGGTGGAGCGCCTGCCCTCGGCGGGCCTGGCCATCGCGCCGGTGCAGAAGAAGGGCGCGGGCCGTTCGCTCGATGCGCTCGCGACGGCGCTGCGCTCGTTGCCGCAGCCGGTGATCGGCCGCATCGCCGACGACCGCCTGCTGCTCGACCTGCGCTGCCTGGAAGACGCTTCGCTGCTGCTGAACCAGTTGCCCGCGCTGCAGGAGCGGCTCGCGTGA
- a CDS encoding extracellular solute-binding protein: MKTEMKHPRRAVVRLLAVAGLASAGLLVSTAALAQSSIVVASTTSTEQSGLFSYLLPEFKKASGIDVKVVALGTGQAIDMARRGDADVLFVHDQVAEEKFVAEGFAAKRQEVMYNDFVLIGPKADPAGTKGSDIVAALKKVAAANAPFISRGDKSGTHAAELRFWKMTDTDANKGSGYKECGCGMGPALNIGSSSGAYVLADRGTWLNFKNRADLTVLVEGDKRLFNQYGVMLVSAAKHPQVKTAEGQKFVDWVTGAAGQKVIADYKIGGEQLFFPNAAAAAR, from the coding sequence ATGAAAACTGAAATGAAACACCCCCGCCGCGCCGTCGTGCGCCTGCTTGCTGTGGCCGGTCTTGCGTCTGCAGGCCTGCTGGTCAGTACCGCCGCGCTGGCGCAAAGCAGCATCGTCGTGGCGTCCACCACGTCCACCGAGCAGTCGGGCCTGTTCAGTTATCTGCTGCCCGAGTTCAAGAAGGCCAGCGGCATCGACGTGAAGGTGGTGGCGCTGGGTACCGGCCAGGCGATCGACATGGCGCGCCGGGGCGATGCCGACGTGCTGTTCGTGCACGACCAGGTGGCTGAGGAAAAATTCGTGGCCGAGGGCTTTGCCGCCAAACGCCAGGAGGTCATGTACAACGACTTCGTGCTGATCGGCCCCAAGGCCGACCCGGCGGGCACCAAGGGCAGCGACATCGTGGCCGCGCTCAAGAAAGTGGCCGCGGCCAACGCGCCCTTTATCTCGCGCGGCGACAAGAGCGGCACGCACGCGGCCGAGCTGCGCTTCTGGAAGATGACCGACACCGATGCGAACAAGGGCTCGGGCTACAAGGAATGCGGCTGCGGCATGGGCCCGGCGCTCAACATCGGCTCCAGCAGCGGCGCCTACGTGCTCGCCGACCGCGGCACCTGGCTCAACTTCAAGAACCGGGCCGACCTGACGGTGCTGGTCGAAGGCGACAAGCGCCTGTTCAACCAGTACGGCGTGATGCTGGTCAGCGCCGCCAAACACCCGCAGGTGAAGACCGCCGAAGGCCAGAAGTTCGTGGACTGGGTGACCGGTGCCGCTGGCCAGAAGGTGATCGCCGACTACAAGATCGGTGGCGAACAGCTGTTCTTCCCGAACGCCGCCGCAGCCGCTCGCTGA
- the fdxH gene encoding formate dehydrogenase subunit beta, with product MGMQSLDVVARSATTTPTPQVRTAAPQVAKLIDESKCIGCKACQVACMNWNDLRDDIGDNTGVYDNPRDLTASSWTVMKFFEVEPENGSLEWLIRKDGCMHCEDPGCLKACPSPGAIVKYANGIVDFHSEHCIGCGYCVKGCPFDVPRISEKDNKAYKCTLCSDRVGVGLEPACVKTCPTGAIGFGTKDDMVAYGEKRAGELKERGFQNAGLYNPQGVGGTHVMYVLKHADRPELEDLPRDPSISPMVALWKGVAKPLAVAGMIGAVVAGFFHYMKVGPVEEKSDEKEDA from the coding sequence ATGGGCATGCAATCGCTCGACGTGGTGGCGCGCTCCGCCACCACAACCCCCACGCCGCAGGTGCGCACCGCGGCGCCGCAGGTCGCCAAGCTCATCGACGAGTCCAAGTGCATCGGCTGCAAGGCCTGCCAGGTGGCTTGCATGAACTGGAACGACCTGCGCGACGACATCGGTGACAACACCGGTGTGTACGACAACCCGAGGGACCTCACGGCGTCTTCCTGGACGGTGATGAAGTTCTTCGAGGTCGAGCCGGAAAACGGCAGCCTGGAGTGGCTGATCCGCAAGGACGGCTGCATGCACTGCGAGGACCCGGGCTGTCTCAAGGCCTGTCCCTCGCCGGGTGCCATCGTCAAGTACGCCAACGGCATCGTGGACTTCCATTCCGAGCACTGCATCGGCTGTGGCTACTGCGTCAAGGGTTGCCCGTTCGATGTGCCGCGCATCAGCGAGAAGGACAACAAGGCCTACAAGTGCACCTTGTGTTCGGACCGCGTGGGCGTGGGCCTGGAGCCGGCCTGTGTGAAGACCTGCCCGACGGGCGCCATCGGTTTCGGCACCAAGGACGACATGGTCGCCTACGGTGAGAAGCGCGCCGGTGAACTCAAGGAGCGGGGCTTCCAGAACGCCGGGCTCTACAACCCGCAGGGTGTGGGCGGCACGCACGTCATGTACGTGCTCAAGCACGCCGACCGGCCCGAGCTGGAAGACCTGCCGCGCGACCCGAGCATCAGCCCGATGGTGGCGCTCTGGAAGGGCGTGGCCAAGCCGCTGGCGGTGGCGGGAATGATCGGCGCCGTGGTCGCCGGCTTCTTCCACTACATGAAGGTTGGCCCCGTGGAAGAAAAGTCCGATGAGAAGGAGGATGCGTGA
- the fdhE gene encoding formate dehydrogenase accessory protein FdhE — protein MVSSATVRVMSPEEIASKAAGETPFLHMPERTTVFAERAMRLRQLSRGHAMGDFLGFMAELAQGQQAQLERMSPVPLPDASAIDLAARQGVPPLPAADWPRDPAWYGVARALATGLQATAPAGAQAVLNHLARADEVFLERQADALLTGVSDGLDLAAAPIVAGALQVYWTHMLLAVQQHHHGQGQPFGRLDDETVCPCCGSQPTASITRTSGESLGQRYLHCSLCNLQWHMVRIKCTHCLSTKGLAYEALDAAGGEATTADEAASGSGARAALATVQAETCDACGHYLKIMHTDRDASVDPVADDLASLTLDLLVSDTGKTRHGVNFMLLFGEPGPPPDTAPEPGGG, from the coding sequence ATGGTATCCAGCGCCACGGTGCGCGTCATGTCACCCGAAGAGATCGCCAGCAAGGCGGCGGGTGAAACGCCTTTCCTGCACATGCCCGAGCGCACCACCGTGTTCGCCGAGCGAGCGATGCGCCTGCGCCAGCTCTCCCGGGGTCACGCCATGGGCGACTTCCTGGGCTTCATGGCCGAACTCGCCCAGGGCCAGCAGGCCCAGCTGGAGCGCATGAGCCCCGTGCCGTTGCCCGACGCATCAGCCATCGACCTCGCGGCGCGCCAGGGTGTGCCGCCGCTGCCGGCCGCCGACTGGCCGCGCGACCCGGCCTGGTACGGCGTGGCGCGGGCCCTGGCCACCGGCTTGCAAGCGACAGCACCCGCCGGCGCACAGGCCGTGCTGAACCATCTGGCCCGGGCCGACGAGGTGTTTCTGGAGCGCCAGGCCGACGCCTTGCTGACCGGCGTGTCGGACGGGCTGGACCTGGCCGCTGCCCCCATCGTGGCCGGTGCGCTGCAGGTCTACTGGACCCACATGCTGCTGGCCGTGCAACAGCACCACCACGGCCAGGGCCAGCCCTTCGGGCGCCTGGACGACGAGACCGTGTGCCCCTGCTGCGGCAGCCAGCCCACGGCCAGCATCACCCGCACCTCGGGCGAATCGCTGGGCCAGCGCTACCTGCACTGTTCGCTGTGCAACCTGCAGTGGCACATGGTGCGCATCAAGTGCACCCATTGCCTGAGCACCAAGGGCCTGGCCTACGAGGCGCTCGACGCGGCCGGTGGGGAGGCCACCACCGCCGACGAAGCCGCCTCGGGCAGCGGCGCGCGCGCCGCGCTGGCCACGGTGCAGGCCGAGACCTGCGACGCCTGCGGCCACTACCTCAAGATCATGCACACCGACCGCGACGCCTCGGTCGATCCGGTGGCCGACGACCTGGCGAGCCTCACGCTCGACCTGCTGGTGTCCGACACCGGCAAGACCCGCCACGGTGTGAACTTCATGCTGCTGTTCGGCGAACCCGGCCCACCGCCGGACACCGCCCCCGAACCAGGGGGCGGCTGA